In Micromonospora ferruginea, the sequence GACGATGTCCTCGTACGAGATTGCGACCATGCTCAGACCCTAGTCACCTGCGGTGCCGGCCCGGCACCGGACCGGCTCAGGGGCGCCAGCCGTACACCCGCTCGACGATCAGGCGCACCACCAGGCGGCCGTCGGCCACCATGGCGGCGCGGTAGTCCGCCCAGTCCGGGTGGTCGCCGCGGATCCGCCGGTAGACCTCGACCAGTTCCTCGACCGTCGCGTCGTCGGTCGCGGCGGCCGGCGGGGTGAGCGTGACCGTGCCCTCGGCCACCGCGTACGCCCCGCCGTCGGCGGTGGTCACGTGGAAGCTGGCCCGGGGGTCGCGGCGCAGGTTGCGCACCTTGGCCCGGTCGCCGGTGGTGGAGCAGCGGATCAGGCCCGGCTCGGCGAGGTAGTCGACGTTGGACAACTGGGGCCGGCCGTCGCGGCGCAGGGTGACCAGCACCCCGCGTCCGTGCTCGCCGAACAGTTCCCAGAGCCGCGTGCTCACGCGGTCTCCCGCAGCGGCGCGAGTGCGGCGGCCAGCCGGACGAGCCGGTCGAGCATCAGCCCGGCGGCCTCGTCCCGGCTCGGGTCGGCACGTAGCTCGCCTGACTCGTCCAGCGCCTGTCGCAGGAAGACGACCACCGCGTCGTTGACCGGCGTCATGTTCAAGGTCGTCACCACCTGCTTGATCATTTGCACCGCGCGCAGGCCCCCGGAGGTCATCCCGTAGCTGACGAAGCCCACCGGCTTGTGCTGCCACTCGTGGTAGAGGTAGTCGATCGCGTTCTTGAGCGGCGCACTGAAACCGTAGTTGTACTCCGGCATCACCAGGACGAAGGCGTCCGCGGCATCGGTGGTGGCGCTCCATGCGCGGGTGTGCTCGTGCAGGTAGACCCGCTCCGACGGATGGTGCGGCTCGTCGTGGAAGGGCAGCTCGACCTCGGCCAGGTCGACGAGGCGCACCTCGTCGAAGCCGTCGTGGCGGACGGCGGCGGCGGTGAACCAGTCACCGATGCGGCGGCCGACCCGACCGGGGCGGGTGCTGGCGACGATCACGTTCAGGCGGGGCATGGTGCGGTCACTCCTGTCGGGTCGGCGGCCGGGGCCGGCACGGTGAGTCGGGGAACGAGCCAGGCGACGATCGGACCGATGCCGACCGCGTAGAGCAGGGTGCCGGGACCGACGGCCCCGCCGAGCAGCCAACCGACCGCCAGCACGGTCACCTCGATCAGGGTGCGTACCGGGCCGAGCGGGAGGCCGCGGGCGGCCAGGCCGGTCATCAGCCCGTCGCGCGGACCGGGACCGAGGCGGGCACCCAGGTAGAGCGCGGTGGCGAGACCGTTGAGCAGGATGCCCGCGACCAGCAGTCCGGTCCGGCCGGCGAGCGGGTCGACCGGGGGGACCAGGGCCAGTGTCGCGTCGAGGGCCAGCCCGACCAGGGCGACGTTCGCCGCCGTGCCGACGCCGGGGCGCTGCCGCAACGGGATCCACAGCAGCAGCACCAGCAGCGCCACGCCGTTGACCAGCAGGCCCATCGGGAGCCGGGTGCGGGCGGCGAGGCCCTGGTGCAGCACGTCCCAGGACGCGAGGCCGAGGTCGGCGCGGACCATCAGCGCGACGCTGACGCCGAACAGGGTCAGGCCGGTGAGGAGCCGAACCACCCGGGCCGGCATTTTCGTTGACATGTCATCAACCTAGGTGGCGGATTGGTGACATGTCAACCAGTTGATAGGATCGGGGCATGGAGGAACCGCGCTGGCTCGACGAGCGGGAGGACCGCGCGTGGCGGGGCTACCGACGGATGCGCCGCCTGCTCGACCTGGAGCTGGCCCGTGAGCTGATGCAGGACGCCGGCCTCTCCGAGCCGGACTACGACGTGCTGAGCGACCTCTCCGAGACCCCCGGCCAGCGGATGCGGCTCAGCGAGCTGGCCGACCGGATGCTCTGGTCCCGCAGCCGGCTCTCCCACCACATCTCCCGGATGCAGCAACGCGGCCTGGTTGTCCGGGAGGAGTGCGCGACCGACGGGCGCGGCTCGGTCGTGACCCTCACCCCGGCCGGCCGGCAGGCCGTCGAGGCCGCCGCGCCGGGACACGTGGCCGCCGTCCGTCGCCACCTGATCGACCTGCTCACCCCGGCCGAACTGGCGGCACTCGGCACGCTCAGCCAGCGGGTGGTCGACCGTCTCGCCGGCCAATCCGGCGACGGCGACGATCGACGCGCGGAAGCGGCGGGCTGAGCCGTGGACCACCGGATCCTGGCCCGGCTGCGCTGCCCGATCTGCGGCGAGCCGCTGGCCGAGGCCACCGCCGGCACCACCCGCGCGCTGCGCTGCCCGCGCGGGCACAGCTTCGACACCGCCCGGCAGGGCTACGTCAACCTGCTCGCCGGCCGCGCCCCGCACAGCGGGGACAGCGCCGAGATGGTCGCCGCCCGGGCCGACTTCCTCGCCGCCGGGCACTACGACACCGTCGCCGCCGCGCTGGCCGCCGCCGGCCGGGTCGCGGCCGGGGACCCGTACCCCCTGGTGGTGGAGCCCGGCGCCGGGACCGGGCACTACCTCGCCGCGGTGCTGGCGGCGCTGCCGGACGCCGCCGGCCTGGCCCTCGACGTCTCCAAGCCGGCGCTGCGCCGCGCGGCCCGGGCGCACCCGCGCGCCGCCGCCGCGCTGGCCGACACCTGGCAGCGGCTGCCGCTGGCCGACCGGTCCGTGCGCGTGCTGCTGAACGTCTTCGCGCCGCGCAACGGCGCGGAGTTCCACCGGGTGCTCGACCCGGCCGGCGCGCTGCTGGTGGTCACCCCGGCCGGCGACCACCTCGGCGAGCTGGTCGAGGCGCTGGACCTGCTGCGGGTGGACCCGGCCAAGGCCGACCGGGTCGCCGACAGCCTGGGCGCCCACTTCGTCGAGGAGTCCGCCGACGAACACCGGGCCCGGCTGGCGTTGACCCGCGCCGAGGTCACCACGCTGGTCGGGATGGGGCCCAGCGCCTGGCACGCGGACCCGGACCGGCTCGCCGCGCGGATCGCCGCGCTGCCCGAGCCGACGCCGGTCACGCTCGCCGTGCGGCTGGGCACGCACCGCCCGCGCTGAGCGGGCTCAGGTGGACAGGTCGACCTCTTCCCAGCCCGGCGGGTCGTCGTGGTACGGCCCGCGCAGCACCACCGCCCACTCCAGCGCCCACCGGCGCTGCCCGATCGCGTTCGCGTCCACCAGGCCGGGCAGCTCCCGCCCGGCCTTCTCCGTCTCCAGGTAGGCCCAGTCCAGGCAGTAGTGCAGGTCGAGCAGGGCGGCGGCGTCGGCGGGATGCTGCGGGGCGGCCAGGATCCGGGCCCGCCACTGCGGGAACGTCTCCCCGGTGACCAGGTTCGGCATCCGCTCGACCAGCCGCTCGTCCACCGGCACGGTCGGGTCGAGCTGCTTGCTCAGGCCGAGCACCCAGGCCAGCGAGAAGAGCGCGTCGTGGTGCAGCACGAACGAACGGTGGTCGCCCCGGCCGCCCATCACGAACTGCCACTCCGGCGGCGTCAGCATCTCCACCAGATGCGACTCCAGCAGCCAGCTCATCGCGGCCTGCGGCGGCATGCCGAAGCAGCGGGCCAGGATCAGGTGCAGCACCGCGATCCGCGCCTCGATCTCCGGCGTCGGACGCAACTCGATCTCGTCACCCGGCTCCCAGACCAGCGGAAACTGCGGCGGTGGCAGCGGAAGACCCAGCCGGGACAACTCGTCGAGGCTCGCCTCACGGACGGCCCGGGGGTCGGGAGCGGATACGCGCAACGCCTCAGTCCCTGTCTGCTCGCCTCGGCTCGATGCCGGTCGGTCCCCCTGGCCTGCGAGGATAGCGGCTCCGACCGGCCCGGCACCATGCCCCGCCGGTCAGCCGATCCGTTCGATCACCAGCGGCGTCGTGGCCGGGGCCGCCGGCGCCACCCGGATCGCGTCGCGTGCCTGCGCCAACGCGGCCGGGATCCGCTCGGCGTGCTCGGCGCGCAGCTCGAACAGCGGGTCGCCGACGCGCACCGGGTCACCGGGGCGCTTGTGCAGCACCACGCCGGCCGGCACGCTGACCGGGTCCTCCTTGCGGGCGCGGCCGGCGCCGAGGCGCCAGGCGGCGACCCCGATCGCGTACGCGTCCACCTCGGCCACCCAGCCGTCCTCGGTCGCGGTGACCAGCTCGACCTCGTTGGCGGTCGGCATCGGGGCGTCCGGGTCGCCGCCCTGCGCCCGGATCATCGCGCGCCACGAGTCCATGGCCCGCCCGTCACGCAGCGCGGCGGCCGGGTCGGCGTCCGGCAGGCCGGCCGCGTCGAGCATCTCCCGGGCCAGCGCCAGCGTCAGCTCCACCACGTCGGCCGGGCCGCCGCCGGCCAGCACCTCCACCGACTCGGTCACCTCGACCGCGTTGCCGACGGCCAGGCCGAGCGGGGTGGACATGTCGGTGAGCAGGGCGACCGTCCGTACGCCGTGCGCGCCGCCCAGCTCGACCATGGTGCGGGCCAGCTCGCGGGCGTCGTCGACGTTCTTCATGAACGCGCCGGAGCCGACCTTCACGTCGAGCACCAGCGCGCCGGTGCCCTCGGCGATCTTCTTGCTCATGATCGAGCTGGCGATCAGCGGGATCGCCTCGACGGTGCCGGTGACGTCGCGCAGCGCGTACAGCTTGCGGTCGGCCGGGGCGAGCCCGTCGCCGGCCGCGCAGATCACCGCGCCGACGTCGCGGAGCTGGGCGATGAACTCGTCGTTGGACAGCGCTGCCCGCCAGCCGGGGATCGACTCCAGCTTGTCGAGCGTGCCGCCGGTGTGGCCGAGGCCCCGGCCGGAGAGCTGCGGCACGGCCGCGCCGCAGGCCGCGACCAGCGGGGTCAGCGGCAGCGTGATCTTGTCACCGACGCCGCCGGTGGAGTGCTTGTCGACGGTCGGCCGGGCCACCGGCGACAGGTCCAGCCGCTCCCCGCTGGCGATCATCGCGGCGGTCCACCGGGCGATCTCCGGGCCGGTCATGCCGCGCAGCAGGATCGCCATGGCCAGCGCCGACATCTGCTCGTCGGCCACCAACCCCTTGGTGTACGCGTCGACCACCCAGTCGATCTGCCCGTCGCTCAGCACACCCCCGTCCCGCTTCGCCCGAATGACATCAACCGCCGTAAAAGCACTCACTTCTGATGATCCAATCAGTAAATCGCGCGTGGTCGCACCGACCCCGCGAACGGTGACCGTCGAGGAATCGGGCCGACCGTGACCGGCAGAGGGATCAAGCCTGACCGCCCGGAGCCGGGCACGGTCGGCCCGATTCCCCACCTCAACCCCAGCGAACCGGAATCTCCGACGGCGGCTCACCCTCACCGGCCCAGAAGATGGTGCCGGACGCGTCCACCACCACCACGCGCGGCGTCCGCGCCAACCCCCACTCGATCGCCCCGACCGAATCGTCCCAGGTCGGGCCCTCTTCCAGCACGCCGGTCTCGGCGCCCTCGGTGTCGCCGGCCGACCGCTCCCAGTACGCCGTCCACACCTGCTGCCCGTCGGAGAGGTCGGGGTGCACGAACACCGTGCCCCGCCCCCGCCAGGCGGCCAGCCGGTCCGGCACCACGGGCACCGGGTGCTCGCCGGTGACCGCCTCGATGTCGGCCACGTCGAACGCGTGCGGCAGCAGCTCGGCCATCCGCAGCGGCCCGCCCTTCGCCTCGATCAGGCACTCCGGGCCGCCCTGCTCCCAGAGCAACTGCCGGCACCGGCCGCACGGCATCAGCGGCTCGCCGGTCGCGTCGACGCAGGACAGCGCCACGATCCGGCCGCCGCCGGTGGCGTGCAGCGAGGAGACCACGCCGCACTCGGCGCAGAGCACCACGCCGTACGCGGCGTTCTCCACGTTGCAGCCGACCACCGTCCGACCGTCGTCGACCAGGGCCGCGGCCCCGACCGGGAACTTCGAGTAGGGCACGTAGGCGTGCCGCATGACCTCGGTGGCGGCGGCCCGCAGCCGCTCCCAGTCGATCTCCATCACGACTCCCATTCTGCCCAATTCACGCCGATCGGTCGCGGACGCGGCCGGAGACGACGGTGCCCGGCGGGTCACCCCCGCCGGGCACGGTGCGTCGCGCGGCGATCAGCCCTTGATGTACGGCTTGCCGTCGGCGGCCGGCGCCCGGACCCTGCCGACCAGCCCGGCCACCGCCAGGATCGTCGCCAGGTAGGGCAGCATCGCCAGGAACTGGCTCGGGATGCTGCTGCCGATCGCGCCCAGGTAGGTGGCGAGCTGGTCGGCGAAGCCGAAGAAGAGCGCCGCGAGCAGCGCACCGGTCGGGCTCCACCGGCCGAAGATCAGCGCGGCCAGGGCGATGAAGCCTTTGCCGCCGATCATGTTCTTGGTGAACGAGTAGAGCGCCAGCGTGTACGACGCCCCACCGACGCCGGCCACCAGCCCTGCCATGATCACGTTGCGGTAGCGCAGCCGCAGCACCTTCACGCCGAGCGTGTCGGCGGCGGTCGGGTGCTCACCGACCGACCGGGTCCGCAGGCCCCACCGGGTACGGAACAGCGCCAGGTGGATGACCAGCACCAGCAGCAGGCCGAGGTAGAGGAAGATGTTGCCCCGGAACAGCGCCGGCCCGAGCAGCGGGATGTCCTTCAGCAGCGGGATCTCCCAGTTGCTGAACCGCGGCGCGCTGTTGTACTTCGCCGCGTCGGTCTGCATCAGCCGCTCGTACAGGAAGCCGGTGATGCCGACCGCCAGCAGGTTGAGCACGATGCCCATGACCACCTGGTCGACCAGGTAGCGGATCGCGAACACGGCCAGCAGCAGCGAGATGAACGCGCCGCCGATCGCGGCGGCCACCAGGCCCACCCAGACACTGCCGGAGATGCTGCCGAACAGCGCGCCGGAGAAGGCGCCCATCAGCAACTGGCCCTCGATCGCCACGTTGACCACGCCGGAACGTTCGCAGAGCACCCCGGCGAGCGCGCCGAAGATCAGCGGAAGCGCCAGGATGAACGTGCCCCGCAGCACGTTGACCAGCGGCATGAAGTTGCGCCCCTCGGGGGCGGCGGAGACCTGCCAGCACAGGAAGCTCAGCACGAAGGCGACCAGGCCGGCGCCGAGCAGCAGGGTGAACCAGCGCTTGGGCACGCCGGCCAGCAGCGCGGCACCGGCCGCGGCGGCGATGACCCCGAACAGGATCGCGCCGACCGTGCCGTTGATCTCCAGGGCGGCGCCGCCCTCGGTCTCGCTGAGCGTGAAGCGGGCCTGCTGGTCGGTGGCGAGCGCGCCGAACAGCACCGCCGCGAGCACGCCCAGCGCCAGCAGGACGGCACCGGCCTTGCGGGCCCGCGTCCAGAAACCCTCGTCGACCGCGGTGACCGCGACGTCGGGGACAGCCGTGGTGGACATGCTCACCAGCCCTTCGCGAGGCTCGTCTGCAGCCGGGCGGCGCGGGCCGCCCGGAGCTGGAAGATCGCCTTCACCAGGGCGGGGGCGGCGATGAAGATGACGATGAGCGCCTGGAGCACGGTGACCAGTTCCAGCGAGATCCCGGAGTACGACTGCATCCGGTTGCCGCCGGCCTGGAGCGCGCCGAACAGCAGCGCGGCCAGCAGCACGCCCCACGGCTTCACCCGGCCGAGCAGGGCGACCAGGATGCCGTCGAACCCGATCTGCGCGATCACCAGCGGGGTCAGCGCGTCGGCGGTGGAGCCGAGCACCATGTTCGAGCCGCCGAGGCCGGCCAGCAGGCCCGCGATCACCATCACCAGCACGTACGTCTTGGTCACGCTGATGCCGGCGGTCCGGGCGGCGTCCGGGTTGGCGCCCACCGCCCGCAGCTCGAAGCCGAGCGTGGAGCGGTTGAGCAGCCAGGCGATGAACCAGGTGGCCAGCACCGCGAGCAGGATGCCGGCGTGCACCCGCAGGTTGTCGCCGAGCAGTCGGGGCAGTTGCGCGGAGGAGTCGACCGGCTTGCTGATCGCGTCCGACCGGGTCGGGTTCTGCACCCCGCTCTGGACGATGATCCAGGAGAGGAAGTAGACCGCCACGTAGTTGAGCATGATCGT encodes:
- a CDS encoding PPOX class F420-dependent oxidoreductase: MSTRLWELFGEHGRGVLVTLRRDGRPQLSNVDYLAEPGLIRCSTTGDRAKVRNLRRDPRASFHVTTADGGAYAVAEGTVTLTPPAAATDDATVEELVEVYRRIRGDHPDWADYRAAMVADGRLVVRLIVERVYGWRP
- a CDS encoding NADPH-dependent FMN reductase; translated protein: MPRLNVIVASTRPGRVGRRIGDWFTAAAVRHDGFDEVRLVDLAEVELPFHDEPHHPSERVYLHEHTRAWSATTDAADAFVLVMPEYNYGFSAPLKNAIDYLYHEWQHKPVGFVSYGMTSGGLRAVQMIKQVVTTLNMTPVNDAVVVFLRQALDESGELRADPSRDEAAGLMLDRLVRLAAALAPLRETA
- a CDS encoding YczE/YyaS/YitT family protein, with amino-acid sequence MSTKMPARVVRLLTGLTLFGVSVALMVRADLGLASWDVLHQGLAARTRLPMGLLVNGVALLVLLLWIPLRQRPGVGTAANVALVGLALDATLALVPPVDPLAGRTGLLVAGILLNGLATALYLGARLGPGPRDGLMTGLAARGLPLGPVRTLIEVTVLAVGWLLGGAVGPGTLLYAVGIGPIVAWLVPRLTVPAPAADPTGVTAPCPA
- a CDS encoding MarR family winged helix-turn-helix transcriptional regulator; amino-acid sequence: MEEPRWLDEREDRAWRGYRRMRRLLDLELARELMQDAGLSEPDYDVLSDLSETPGQRMRLSELADRMLWSRSRLSHHISRMQQRGLVVREECATDGRGSVVTLTPAGRQAVEAAAPGHVAAVRRHLIDLLTPAELAALGTLSQRVVDRLAGQSGDGDDRRAEAAG
- a CDS encoding putative RNA methyltransferase, producing the protein MDHRILARLRCPICGEPLAEATAGTTRALRCPRGHSFDTARQGYVNLLAGRAPHSGDSAEMVAARADFLAAGHYDTVAAALAAAGRVAAGDPYPLVVEPGAGTGHYLAAVLAALPDAAGLALDVSKPALRRAARAHPRAAAALADTWQRLPLADRSVRVLLNVFAPRNGAEFHRVLDPAGALLVVTPAGDHLGELVEALDLLRVDPAKADRVADSLGAHFVEESADEHRARLALTRAEVTTLVGMGPSAWHADPDRLAARIAALPEPTPVTLAVRLGTHRPR
- a CDS encoding DUF4272 domain-containing protein, which gives rise to MRVSAPDPRAVREASLDELSRLGLPLPPPQFPLVWEPGDEIELRPTPEIEARIAVLHLILARCFGMPPQAAMSWLLESHLVEMLTPPEWQFVMGGRGDHRSFVLHHDALFSLAWVLGLSKQLDPTVPVDERLVERMPNLVTGETFPQWRARILAAPQHPADAAALLDLHYCLDWAYLETEKAGRELPGLVDANAIGQRRWALEWAVVLRGPYHDDPPGWEEVDLST
- a CDS encoding thymidine phosphorylase, with the protein product MSAFTAVDVIRAKRDGGVLSDGQIDWVVDAYTKGLVADEQMSALAMAILLRGMTGPEIARWTAAMIASGERLDLSPVARPTVDKHSTGGVGDKITLPLTPLVAACGAAVPQLSGRGLGHTGGTLDKLESIPGWRAALSNDEFIAQLRDVGAVICAAGDGLAPADRKLYALRDVTGTVEAIPLIASSIMSKKIAEGTGALVLDVKVGSGAFMKNVDDARELARTMVELGGAHGVRTVALLTDMSTPLGLAVGNAVEVTESVEVLAGGGPADVVELTLALAREMLDAAGLPDADPAAALRDGRAMDSWRAMIRAQGGDPDAPMPTANEVELVTATEDGWVAEVDAYAIGVAAWRLGAGRARKEDPVSVPAGVVLHKRPGDPVRVGDPLFELRAEHAERIPAALAQARDAIRVAPAAPATTPLVIERIG
- a CDS encoding cytidine deaminase, with protein sequence MGVVMEIDWERLRAAATEVMRHAYVPYSKFPVGAAALVDDGRTVVGCNVENAAYGVVLCAECGVVSSLHATGGGRIVALSCVDATGEPLMPCGRCRQLLWEQGGPECLIEAKGGPLRMAELLPHAFDVADIEAVTGEHPVPVVPDRLAAWRGRGTVFVHPDLSDGQQVWTAYWERSAGDTEGAETGVLEEGPTWDDSVGAIEWGLARTPRVVVVDASGTIFWAGEGEPPSEIPVRWG
- a CDS encoding ABC transporter permease, translating into MSTTAVPDVAVTAVDEGFWTRARKAGAVLLALGVLAAVLFGALATDQQARFTLSETEGGAALEINGTVGAILFGVIAAAAGAALLAGVPKRWFTLLLGAGLVAFVLSFLCWQVSAAPEGRNFMPLVNVLRGTFILALPLIFGALAGVLCERSGVVNVAIEGQLLMGAFSGALFGSISGSVWVGLVAAAIGGAFISLLLAVFAIRYLVDQVVMGIVLNLLAVGITGFLYERLMQTDAAKYNSAPRFSNWEIPLLKDIPLLGPALFRGNIFLYLGLLLVLVIHLALFRTRWGLRTRSVGEHPTAADTLGVKVLRLRYRNVIMAGLVAGVGGASYTLALYSFTKNMIGGKGFIALAALIFGRWSPTGALLAALFFGFADQLATYLGAIGSSIPSQFLAMLPYLATILAVAGLVGRVRAPAADGKPYIKG